One genomic window of Vicinamibacterales bacterium includes the following:
- a CDS encoding glycosyltransferase, with product MPLHADWWFLEVLRVADVAILWYMLHVNSFFALLLVLAAPQLFAHWRFGSEDVLARSLTSSAVPRVSILVPAHNEAVTIVDSVRALLTLQYPYYEVVLVNDGSTDDTLQRLIDAYDLYEVPPAVMRRLRTKLVRGYYRSRTWSKLLVVDKHGGGKADALNVALDAARYPFALACDADTLIEPDALLRLARPFLFDQKIAAVGGTIRVVNSCTVKEGRVVDARVDSHWLAGIQTVEYLRAFLFGRLGWNLLGGNLIISGAFGLFRRDYLTEILGYATSTVTEDFELIVRLQRHLREQAIGAKVVFIPDPVAWTEVPSSIAVFGRQRERWHRGLISTMVAHRHVLLNPKYGATGLIAMPYFLVAELLAPVVEAAGLVITIGCTLTGTLSPRFALAFFVAAYLFGSLLSLAAILMEEVSFHRYRRPMDTLRLVAFAFLEPFGYRQITVWYRLKAFWRYFRGDHTWGRMQRVGFGGAPAAGAGAAQTGPARAA from the coding sequence GTGCCCCTCCACGCCGACTGGTGGTTCCTCGAGGTCCTGCGGGTGGCCGACGTCGCCATCCTCTGGTACATGCTGCACGTGAACTCGTTCTTCGCGCTGCTGCTGGTCCTGGCGGCGCCGCAGCTCTTCGCGCACTGGCGGTTCGGGAGCGAGGACGTGCTCGCCCGCAGCCTCACCTCGTCCGCGGTGCCGCGCGTGAGCATCCTGGTGCCCGCGCACAACGAGGCGGTCACGATCGTGGACAGCGTCAGGGCGCTGCTCACCCTGCAGTACCCCTACTACGAGGTCGTCCTCGTCAACGACGGCTCGACCGACGACACGCTGCAGCGCCTCATCGACGCCTACGACCTCTACGAGGTGCCACCCGCCGTCATGCGCCGCCTCCGCACGAAGCTGGTCCGCGGCTACTACCGGTCCCGCACGTGGTCGAAGCTGCTGGTCGTCGACAAGCACGGGGGCGGCAAGGCCGACGCGCTCAACGTGGCGCTGGACGCCGCCCGCTACCCGTTCGCGCTGGCCTGCGACGCCGACACGCTCATCGAGCCGGACGCCCTGCTCCGCCTGGCGCGGCCGTTCCTGTTCGACCAGAAGATCGCGGCCGTCGGCGGCACGATCCGCGTCGTGAACTCGTGCACGGTCAAGGAGGGGCGCGTGGTGGACGCGCGCGTGGACAGCCACTGGCTGGCCGGCATCCAGACGGTCGAGTACCTGCGGGCCTTCCTGTTCGGCCGGCTCGGGTGGAACCTGCTCGGCGGGAACCTGATCATCTCCGGGGCCTTCGGGCTCTTCCGCCGCGACTACCTCACCGAGATCCTCGGCTACGCGACGAGCACCGTGACCGAGGACTTCGAGCTGATCGTGCGGCTGCAGCGCCACCTGCGCGAGCAGGCCATCGGCGCGAAGGTGGTCTTCATCCCCGACCCGGTCGCCTGGACGGAGGTCCCCTCGTCGATCGCGGTCTTCGGCCGCCAGCGCGAGCGGTGGCACCGCGGCCTCATCTCCACGATGGTGGCCCACCGGCACGTGCTGCTGAATCCAAAGTACGGCGCGACGGGGCTCATCGCGATGCCGTACTTCCTGGTGGCGGAGCTGCTGGCGCCTGTGGTGGAGGCGGCCGGCCTCGTCATCACCATCGGCTGCACGCTGACCGGCACGCTGTCGCCGCGCTTCGCGCTGGCGTTCTTCGTGGCCGCGTATCTCTTCGGCTCGCTCCTGTCCCTGGCGGCGATCCTGATGGAAGAAGTGAGCTTCCACCGGTACCGGCGGCCGATGGACACGCTGCGCCTGGTGGCCTTCGCGTTCCTGGAGCCGTTCGGCTACCGGCAGATCACGGTGTGGTACCGGCTGAAGGCGTTCTGGCGCTACTTCCGCGGCGATCACACCTGGGGCCGCATGCAGCGGGTGGGCTTCGGCGGCGCGCCAGCGGCCGGCGCGGGCGCGGCCCAGACCGGACCGGCCCGGGCCGCTTGA
- a CDS encoding HEAT repeat domain-containing protein, with product MLSLDALSVALAVEGSLIAIALGALAILRVWLVMRAHQVADGVQRLEPLLHVWLIDNADPHQLVRALRSEHPHVAFHAVARLATAYVTLERQQVLAPILRAEPWVERMLARGRSIFWWRRFDAARLLTIVGAPDDGPLITTLLADRHPAVRLVAIDAAARLGGLLVDHELDGVPRRQDAVQAYQLAALARNPRIVEAALLPRLTMDAPPPELSVWIDAAGALASPAALGRVVTLAGHPEPLVRVHAARALRRHPDPDTVPALLALLADADWRVRAQAARALGALRVRTATDALAVAVRDRSWWVRYRAALALAQIGGHGKDELLAVARGDDPLARDMAVLVSGLSAPAVVEMSEV from the coding sequence ATGCTGTCGCTCGACGCGCTGTCGGTGGCCCTCGCCGTGGAAGGCTCGCTCATCGCCATCGCCCTCGGGGCGCTCGCGATCCTGCGCGTCTGGCTCGTGATGCGCGCCCACCAGGTGGCCGACGGCGTGCAGCGCCTCGAGCCCCTGCTGCACGTGTGGCTCATCGACAACGCGGATCCGCACCAGCTCGTGCGCGCCCTCCGGTCCGAACATCCGCACGTCGCCTTCCACGCCGTCGCCCGGCTGGCCACGGCCTACGTGACACTCGAACGCCAGCAGGTGCTGGCGCCGATCCTCCGGGCGGAGCCCTGGGTGGAGCGGATGCTCGCCCGCGGGCGTTCGATCTTCTGGTGGCGGCGCTTCGACGCGGCTCGCCTCCTGACCATCGTCGGCGCGCCCGACGACGGCCCTCTGATCACGACCCTGCTCGCGGATCGGCACCCCGCCGTGCGCCTGGTGGCCATCGACGCCGCGGCCCGCCTGGGCGGGCTGCTCGTGGATCACGAGCTCGACGGCGTGCCCCGCCGCCAGGACGCGGTACAGGCGTATCAGCTCGCCGCGCTGGCGCGCAACCCGCGGATCGTCGAGGCGGCGCTGCTGCCGCGCCTCACCATGGACGCCCCGCCGCCGGAGCTCTCCGTCTGGATCGACGCCGCCGGCGCGCTCGCCTCGCCCGCCGCGCTCGGCCGCGTGGTGACGCTTGCCGGCCACCCGGAGCCGCTGGTCCGCGTCCATGCCGCCCGGGCGTTGCGCCGGCACCCGGATCCCGACACGGTTCCGGCACTCCTCGCGCTCCTGGCCGACGCCGACTGGCGCGTACGGGCGCAGGCGGCCCGCGCGCTCGGCGCCCTGCGCGTCAGGACGGCCACCGACGCCCTCGCCGTCGCGGTTCGCGATCGATCGTGGTGGGTGCGCTACCGCGCGGCGCTGGCCCTGGCGCAGATCGGCGGCCACGGCAAGGACGAGCTCCTCGCCGTGGCACGCGGCGACGATCCCCTGGCCCGCGACATGGCGGTCCTGGTCTCGGGGCTGTCGGCCCCGGCGGTCGTCGAGATGTCGGAGGTCTGA
- a CDS encoding response regulator: protein MPPRPAAPAAPTPVVEPTELEAAPRAVAPIVVATADPSLLRMLTFALVQVGLPHTTFTSGLALLERLLTAPRAAHPSVVVLDVDLPGVDGHAILERLSVERPGAYLVVALSSHADESVQVRSLLAGALDHLAKPFNVRVLSVKLQQWAAVARRCEAAA, encoded by the coding sequence TTGCCGCCCCGCCCGGCGGCGCCGGCGGCGCCGACGCCGGTCGTCGAGCCCACGGAGCTCGAGGCCGCGCCCCGGGCCGTCGCGCCGATCGTGGTGGCCACGGCCGACCCGTCGCTGCTCCGGATGCTCACCTTCGCGCTCGTGCAGGTGGGCCTGCCGCACACGACCTTCACGTCGGGGCTCGCGCTCCTCGAGCGGCTCCTCACGGCGCCCCGGGCCGCGCATCCGAGCGTCGTGGTCCTGGACGTCGACCTCCCGGGCGTCGACGGCCACGCCATCCTCGAACGCCTGTCGGTCGAACGGCCCGGCGCCTACCTGGTCGTGGCCCTCTCGTCGCACGCCGACGAGTCCGTGCAGGTGCGCTCGCTGCTCGCGGGCGCGCTGGACCACCTGGCCAAGCCCTTCAACGTGCGCGTGCTGTCGGTGAAGCTCCAGCAGTGGGCGGCCGTCGCCCGCCGGTGCGAGGCGGCCGCCTGA